Proteins encoded by one window of Actinocorallia herbida:
- a CDS encoding ABC transporter permease: MNTASLAKRLIGHALFWPVTVLVVMLLANIVFTPGFLDIRIEQGHLYGSLIDILLFGAPLILVAIGMTMVIATGGIDLSVGATVAISGALACDLISKGHGLPVAIGTAVGVSVLLGLWNGLLVTRLGIQPIIATLILMVAGRGIAQLITGGQIITINDQGYKLIGGGYWLGLPFAIILVAVALAVTAVLTRRTALALLIEAVGGNAEAARLTGIRSRGLIVLAYVFCGLCAGVAGLMISSNTLSADGNNAGLWIELDAILAVVLGGTALTGGRFSLAGTVLGALIIQTLDTTIYTAGIPPRTTLVFSAAVVTIVCLIQSPAFRARFSRKKRRRPAPPVPTNPQQEVAA; this comes from the coding sequence ATGAACACCGCATCCCTGGCCAAACGCCTGATCGGGCACGCCCTCTTCTGGCCCGTGACGGTCCTCGTCGTCATGCTGCTCGCCAACATCGTCTTCACCCCGGGTTTCCTGGACATCCGGATCGAGCAGGGGCACCTGTACGGCAGCCTCATCGACATCCTGCTGTTCGGCGCCCCGCTGATCCTCGTCGCGATCGGCATGACCATGGTCATCGCGACCGGCGGCATCGACCTGTCCGTCGGCGCGACCGTCGCGATCTCCGGCGCCCTGGCCTGCGACCTCATCAGCAAGGGGCACGGCCTGCCCGTCGCGATCGGGACCGCGGTCGGCGTGTCGGTGCTGCTCGGGCTGTGGAACGGGCTGCTGGTGACGCGGCTCGGCATCCAGCCGATCATCGCGACCCTCATCCTGATGGTCGCCGGGCGCGGCATCGCGCAGCTCATCACCGGCGGCCAGATCATCACCATCAACGACCAGGGCTACAAGCTGATCGGCGGCGGCTACTGGCTCGGCCTGCCCTTCGCGATCATCCTGGTGGCCGTCGCCCTGGCCGTCACGGCGGTCCTCACCCGGCGGACCGCGCTCGCGCTGCTCATCGAGGCGGTCGGCGGCAACGCCGAGGCGGCCCGGCTGACCGGGATCCGCTCCCGCGGCCTGATCGTTCTCGCCTACGTGTTCTGCGGGCTCTGCGCGGGCGTCGCCGGATTGATGATCAGCTCCAACACGCTGTCGGCCGACGGCAACAACGCGGGGCTCTGGATCGAACTCGACGCGATCCTCGCGGTCGTCCTCGGCGGCACCGCGCTCACCGGCGGGCGCTTCTCGCTCGCCGGGACCGTGCTCGGCGCGCTCATCATCCAGACGCTCGACACCACCATCTACACGGCGGGGATCCCGCCGCGGACCACGCTGGTGTTCTCCGCCGCGGTCGTCACGATCGTGTGCCTCATCCAGTCTCCCGCCTTCCGTGCGCGTTTCTCCCGGAAGAAGCGACGACGTCCCGCACCGCCCGTCCCGACCAACCCCCAGCAGGAGGTCGCCGCATGA
- a CDS encoding sugar ABC transporter ATP-binding protein, translating to MAAAPVLEMNGVSKGFPGVQALDDVAFRLFPGEVHALMGENGAGKSTLIKVLTGVHEADAGTVVIDGAATRVRGPLQAQRLGISTVYQEVNLCPNLSVAENIFIGREPRRFGRIDWARINRSARELLARLDLDLDVTAQLGSYSLAVQQLVAIVRAVDLQAKVLILDEPTSSLDRGEVAQLFAVMRRLREDGVAILFVSHFLEQVYEVCDRVTVLRNGRLVGEYPIDELDRFDLVAKMTGQELAALEELEEASPDTGKGELLFRLDGVGRAGAIAPVRLDLHAGEVVGIAGLLGSGRSELARLIFGADTADSGHIQAGGEPVAMKSPRAAIDRGVAFCPEDRKGDGLVMDLTVAENIVLALQAARGWTRPLGQRKRDELVDRYIKTLRIHPPHPDALVRNLSGGNQQKVLLARWLITRPKLLILDEPTRGIDIGAKTEIQKLVVSLAGDGMGVVFISAELEEVLRISHKVEVLRDRRLVAELDNDGTLTPERILRTIANGAADS from the coding sequence ATGGCAGCCGCTCCCGTCTTGGAGATGAACGGCGTCTCCAAGGGATTTCCCGGAGTCCAGGCCCTCGACGACGTCGCCTTCCGGCTGTTCCCCGGCGAGGTCCACGCGCTGATGGGGGAGAACGGCGCGGGCAAGTCCACCCTGATCAAGGTGCTGACCGGCGTCCACGAGGCCGACGCCGGAACCGTCGTGATCGACGGCGCCGCCACCCGGGTCCGGGGCCCGCTCCAGGCGCAGCGGCTCGGCATCAGCACGGTCTACCAGGAGGTGAACCTCTGCCCGAACCTGTCGGTGGCGGAGAACATCTTCATCGGGCGCGAGCCCCGGCGGTTCGGCCGGATCGACTGGGCGCGGATCAATCGCTCGGCGAGAGAGCTGCTGGCCCGTCTCGACCTCGACCTCGATGTCACCGCGCAGCTCGGCTCCTACTCCCTGGCCGTCCAGCAGCTCGTCGCGATCGTGCGCGCGGTGGACCTCCAGGCGAAGGTGCTCATCCTCGACGAGCCGACCTCCAGCCTGGACCGGGGCGAGGTCGCGCAGCTGTTCGCGGTCATGCGGCGGCTGCGCGAGGACGGCGTGGCGATCCTGTTCGTCTCGCACTTCCTGGAGCAGGTCTACGAGGTGTGCGACCGGGTCACCGTGCTGCGCAACGGCCGCCTGGTCGGGGAGTACCCGATCGACGAGCTCGACCGGTTCGACCTCGTCGCCAAGATGACCGGCCAGGAACTCGCGGCGCTGGAGGAACTGGAGGAGGCGTCCCCGGATACCGGCAAGGGCGAGCTGCTCTTCCGGCTCGACGGGGTCGGCCGCGCGGGCGCGATCGCCCCCGTGCGCCTCGACCTGCACGCCGGTGAGGTGGTCGGGATCGCCGGGCTCCTCGGCTCCGGCCGCTCCGAGCTGGCCAGGCTCATCTTCGGCGCGGACACCGCCGACTCCGGGCACATCCAGGCGGGCGGCGAGCCCGTCGCGATGAAGAGCCCGCGGGCGGCCATCGACCGGGGGGTCGCGTTCTGCCCGGAGGACCGCAAGGGCGACGGCCTGGTGATGGATCTGACCGTCGCGGAGAACATCGTCCTCGCCCTCCAGGCCGCGCGCGGCTGGACCCGCCCCCTCGGCCAGCGCAAACGCGACGAACTGGTCGACCGGTACATCAAGACCCTGCGCATCCACCCGCCGCACCCGGACGCCCTGGTGCGGAACCTGTCGGGCGGCAACCAGCAGAAGGTGCTGCTCGCGCGCTGGCTCATCACCCGGCCCAAGCTCCTCATCCTCGACGAGCCCACCCGCGGCATCGACATCGGCGCCAAGACCGAGATCCAAAAGCTCGTCGTCTCCCTCGCCGGGGACGGCATGGGCGTGGTGTTCATCTCCGCCGAGCTCGAGGAGGTACTGCGGATCTCGCACAAGGTCGAGGTGCTGCGCGACCGCAGGCTCGTCGCCGAACTCGACAACGACGGGACCCTCACCCCCGAACGGATCCTGCGGACCATCGCGAACGGAGCCGCGGACTCATGA
- the yjfF gene encoding galactofuranose ABC transporter, permease protein YjfF, translating into MTAFVLRRAAPFALGRRHVPVLVTLGLFVLAFAIGAVRYENFGSAQVFLDLFIDNAFLIVVALGMTFVILTGGIDLSVGSVVALSGMLCAIGTMKLGLPAPLVIAGVLVIGTLFGAGMGYVIHAFQVQPFIATLAGMFLARGICLTLSENQISIDDGFFDAVALNSLPLPGENRLSWGAVVSLVAVAVVVYVLQWTRTGRNVYAVGGSEQSAVLMGLPAARTKIQVYAISGFCSALGGVLFALYTLSGDPTHALGMELDAIAAVVIGGTVLTGGSGYAIGSVLGVLVLGVIKTILSFEGTLSSWWTRIAIGVLLFGFIALQRLIASRRKATTPV; encoded by the coding sequence ATGACCGCCTTCGTCCTCCGCCGCGCGGCGCCCTTCGCGCTCGGCCGGCGGCACGTTCCCGTGCTCGTCACGCTCGGGCTGTTCGTGCTGGCGTTCGCGATCGGGGCCGTCCGGTACGAGAACTTCGGGAGCGCGCAGGTCTTCCTCGACCTGTTCATCGACAACGCGTTCCTCATCGTCGTCGCGCTCGGCATGACGTTCGTCATCCTGACCGGCGGCATCGACCTGTCGGTCGGCTCGGTCGTCGCCCTGTCGGGCATGCTCTGCGCGATCGGCACGATGAAGCTGGGGCTGCCGGCCCCGCTCGTCATCGCGGGCGTCCTGGTGATCGGAACGCTGTTCGGGGCGGGAATGGGCTATGTCATCCACGCGTTCCAGGTGCAGCCGTTCATCGCGACCCTCGCCGGGATGTTCCTCGCCCGGGGCATCTGCCTGACCCTCAGCGAGAACCAGATCTCGATCGACGACGGCTTCTTCGACGCGGTCGCGCTCAACTCCCTCCCTCTCCCGGGAGAGAACCGGTTGTCCTGGGGCGCGGTGGTCTCGCTCGTCGCCGTCGCCGTCGTGGTGTACGTCCTCCAGTGGACGAGGACAGGACGCAACGTCTACGCGGTCGGCGGCAGCGAGCAGTCCGCGGTCCTCATGGGCCTGCCCGCCGCCCGCACCAAGATCCAGGTCTACGCGATCAGTGGTTTCTGCTCCGCCCTGGGCGGCGTCCTGTTCGCCCTTTACACCCTCTCCGGCGACCCCACCCACGCCCTCGGCATGGAGCTCGACGCCATCGCCGCGGTGGTCATCGGCGGCACCGTCCTCACCGGCGGCTCCGGCTACGCCATCGGCAGCGTCCTCGGCGTCCTCGTCCTCGGCGTCATCAAGACCATCCTCAGCTTCGAAGGCACCCTCAGCTCCTGGTGGACCCGCATAGCCATCGGCGTCCTCCTCTTCGGCTTCATCGCCCTCCAGCGCCTCATCGCCTCCCGCCGAAAAGCCACGACGCCGGTCTAG
- a CDS encoding maleylpyruvate isomerase family mycothiol-dependent enzyme codes for MSGETDKKQVTATLVGEWAALDALLGGLSAEQWAAPTCLPGWRVTDVVAHLIGTEAMLAGDPTPETGVDVRALPHVRNDIGAFNEQWVTALRYEEPAAMLARFRDVTVRRTAALEAMSEEEFAAPSWTPAGQATYARFMRIRVYDCWMHEQDIRAALDIPGHEAGPAPEAALEEASHALGLIVGKRAAAPDGSTVLVDLVGPVHRALTVKVDGRAHLVPATDDPPTAALRLTSSLFLRLCGGRPAPDPAVDLSGDRELARRVLDELAFTI; via the coding sequence GTGAGCGGCGAAACCGATAAGAAGCAGGTGACCGCCACGCTCGTCGGCGAGTGGGCGGCGCTCGACGCGCTGCTCGGCGGGCTCTCCGCCGAGCAGTGGGCCGCCCCGACCTGCCTTCCCGGCTGGCGGGTGACCGACGTCGTCGCCCACCTCATCGGCACCGAGGCGATGCTCGCCGGGGACCCGACCCCGGAGACCGGCGTCGACGTCAGGGCGCTGCCCCATGTCCGCAACGACATCGGCGCGTTCAACGAGCAGTGGGTCACCGCGCTCCGTTACGAGGAGCCCGCCGCGATGCTCGCCAGGTTCCGCGACGTCACCGTCCGGCGCACGGCCGCGCTGGAGGCGATGTCCGAGGAGGAGTTCGCCGCACCGAGCTGGACCCCCGCGGGCCAGGCGACCTACGCCAGGTTCATGCGGATCCGCGTCTACGACTGCTGGATGCACGAACAGGACATCCGCGCCGCCCTCGACATCCCCGGCCACGAGGCCGGCCCGGCCCCCGAAGCCGCCCTCGAAGAGGCGTCCCACGCCCTCGGCCTCATCGTCGGCAAGCGCGCCGCCGCCCCCGACGGCAGCACGGTCCTCGTCGACCTCGTCGGCCCGGTCCATCGCGCCCTGACCGTCAAGGTCGACGGCCGCGCCCACCTGGTGCCCGCCACCGACGACCCCCCGACGGCGGCCCTCCGCCTCACCTCGTCCCTCTTCCTCCGCCTCTGCGGTGGTCGCCCCGCCCCGGACCCCGCCGTCGATCTGTCCGGCGACCGGGAGCTGGCCCGGCGGGTCCTCGACGAGCTCGCCTTCACCATCTGA
- a CDS encoding ABC transporter ATP-binding protein gives MTGTSPKISFRGVHHVFDVAGNPFTALDEVDLDIADGEFVTVVGPSGCGKSTLMNVAAGLLEPSGGEVLVDGGRVRGPSPQRGVIFQQYALFPWMSVRENVEFGLKIARMGKAERRARAERFIELVGLTDFADALPKTLSGGMKQRCAIARAYAVDPAVLLMDEPFGALDALTRVRLQDSLLDAWTRERRTVLFITHDVDEAVYLANRVIVMAARPGRVHRIIDVDLPYPRTEEIRLSPEFAEIRNQVWHSVHHQPSAPEAAPR, from the coding sequence ATGACCGGGACCTCGCCCAAGATCTCCTTCCGGGGCGTCCACCACGTCTTCGACGTCGCGGGGAACCCCTTCACCGCACTCGACGAGGTGGACCTCGACATCGCCGACGGCGAGTTCGTCACCGTCGTCGGACCGTCGGGGTGCGGCAAGAGCACGCTGATGAACGTCGCCGCGGGCCTGCTGGAGCCGTCCGGCGGGGAGGTCCTGGTGGACGGCGGGCGGGTGCGCGGACCGAGCCCCCAGCGCGGGGTGATCTTCCAGCAGTACGCGCTGTTCCCCTGGATGAGCGTGCGCGAGAACGTCGAGTTCGGGCTGAAGATCGCCCGCATGGGCAAGGCCGAGCGGCGCGCCCGCGCCGAACGCTTCATCGAGCTGGTCGGCCTCACCGACTTCGCCGACGCGCTCCCCAAGACCCTGTCCGGCGGGATGAAACAGCGTTGCGCGATCGCCCGTGCCTACGCCGTGGACCCCGCCGTCCTGCTCATGGACGAGCCGTTCGGCGCGCTCGACGCACTGACCCGGGTCAGGCTCCAGGACTCGCTCCTCGACGCCTGGACCCGTGAACGCCGCACCGTCCTCTTCATCACCCATGACGTGGACGAGGCGGTCTACCTGGCCAACCGGGTGATCGTCATGGCCGCACGACCCGGTCGCGTCCACCGGATCATCGACGTCGACCTGCCCTATCCCCGCACCGAGGAGATCCGCCTCTCCCCCGAGTTCGCCGAGATCCGCAACCAGGTCTGGCACTCCGTCCACCACCAGCCCTCCGCACCGGAAGCAGCCCCCCGATGA
- a CDS encoding TetR/AcrR family transcriptional regulator, translating to MPRTSDARERLVRNAARLFLTRSYQTVGVEELCAAADVRRGSFYHFFPGKSDLAKAVIDLHAAALWTRLDAAGAVPQRGDAAEAAARLHAAADAVGEIQAGFEARFGQVVGCPFGNLAAELATTDDELRAHLAAVFAAWELRLADLCRAAAEQGALRDGVDPGLLGRILVAQAQGAILLAKTGRSAAAEIPRALHQVIGAHLRENA from the coding sequence GTGCCCAGGACGAGTGACGCGCGGGAGCGGCTGGTGCGGAACGCCGCCCGGCTGTTCCTGACCCGCAGCTACCAGACGGTGGGGGTGGAGGAACTGTGCGCCGCCGCGGATGTGCGGCGCGGCAGCTTCTACCACTTCTTTCCCGGCAAGTCCGACCTGGCCAAGGCGGTCATCGACCTGCACGCCGCCGCGCTCTGGACCAGGCTCGACGCGGCGGGCGCGGTACCGCAGCGGGGCGACGCGGCGGAGGCGGCCGCGCGGCTGCACGCGGCGGCCGACGCGGTGGGCGAGATCCAGGCGGGGTTCGAGGCGCGGTTCGGACAGGTCGTCGGCTGCCCGTTCGGCAACCTCGCCGCCGAACTCGCGACCACGGACGACGAGCTGCGCGCCCACCTCGCCGCGGTGTTCGCCGCGTGGGAACTGCGGCTCGCGGATCTGTGCCGGGCGGCGGCCGAGCAGGGCGCGCTGCGCGACGGCGTCGACCCCGGCCTGCTGGGCAGGATCCTCGTCGCCCAGGCCCAGGGCGCGATCCTGCTGGCCAAGACCGGCAGGTCGGCCGCCGCCGAGATCCCCCGCGCCCTGCACCAGGTGATCGGCGCCCATCTGAGGGAGAACGCATGA
- a CDS encoding aliphatic sulfonate ABC transporter substrate-binding protein — translation MNHLLRKATALCAAALLLPLAACSSSDDGDASATKVKFGYIADFAGAATLAVADEQGLWKGQGLEPELKVFTNGPLQIQALGSGDLDFGYIGSGAAWLPASGKAKIIAPNMLGIADRVITRPGTGITTVADLKGKKIGVPEGTSGDLILELALRQAGLTAKDVEKVNMDPSTVVSAFASKQIDAAALWYPLIDTIKKNTPDLVELAKSDDFYPALSFPSSFVARNEIVADDPAAVTKVLKVVQTANDWIAAHPAEAETLTEKFLKAPSGQLKGASAVTKILSTDELVELTDDGTVAGWFKGLADIFVGMGKITESPDPSTYFTADLYTGAAAG, via the coding sequence ATGAACCATCTCCTCCGCAAGGCGACGGCGCTCTGCGCCGCCGCTCTCCTCCTCCCCCTCGCCGCCTGCTCCTCCTCCGACGACGGCGACGCGTCGGCCACCAAGGTGAAGTTCGGCTACATCGCCGACTTCGCCGGTGCCGCGACCCTGGCCGTCGCCGACGAGCAGGGGCTCTGGAAGGGCCAGGGCCTCGAGCCGGAACTGAAGGTCTTCACCAACGGCCCGCTCCAGATCCAGGCGCTCGGCTCCGGCGACCTCGACTTCGGCTACATCGGCTCCGGCGCGGCCTGGCTGCCCGCCAGCGGCAAGGCGAAGATCATCGCGCCGAACATGCTGGGCATCGCCGACCGGGTCATCACCCGCCCCGGCACCGGCATCACGACCGTCGCCGATCTCAAGGGCAAGAAGATCGGCGTCCCCGAGGGCACCTCCGGCGATCTGATCCTCGAACTCGCGCTGCGGCAGGCCGGCCTCACCGCGAAGGACGTGGAGAAGGTGAACATGGACCCGAGCACCGTGGTGAGCGCCTTCGCCAGCAAGCAGATCGACGCCGCGGCCCTGTGGTACCCGCTCATCGACACGATCAAGAAGAACACGCCCGACCTCGTCGAGCTGGCCAAGAGCGACGACTTCTACCCCGCGCTGAGCTTCCCCAGCTCGTTCGTCGCGCGCAACGAGATCGTCGCGGACGACCCGGCGGCCGTCACCAAGGTCCTGAAGGTCGTCCAGACCGCCAACGACTGGATCGCGGCGCACCCGGCCGAGGCCGAGACCCTCACCGAGAAGTTCCTCAAGGCGCCGTCCGGCCAGCTCAAGGGGGCGTCCGCCGTCACGAAGATCCTCTCGACGGACGAACTGGTCGAGCTCACCGACGACGGCACCGTCGCGGGCTGGTTCAAGGGCCTCGCGGACATCTTCGTCGGCATGGGCAAGATCACCGAGTCCCCCGACCCGTCCACCTACTTCACCGCCGACCTCTACACCGGCGCCGCCGCCGGCTGA
- a CDS encoding ABC transporter permease, which produces MKNGVKSPPSPPRKRRGWPLTVASGVLGMLVWAGLAASGIEGFPGPVPVAERAVDLISDGTLFGDLAASLRRVFTGFVLGVGLAVPVGFLMGWYRTARGLLDPWLQFFRMVPPLAIIPLAIVLMGIDETPKIFVIFLAAFLSSVVSTYQGVISVDPTLINAARVLGATDRTVFASVVVPASTPFILVGMRIGLGASWATVVAAELIAAQAGLGYRMQQAQLYYDLPTIFVQLIVIGLAGLLMDRALLLAERRLTHWQERR; this is translated from the coding sequence GTGAAGAACGGAGTGAAGTCCCCTCCTTCGCCACCGCGCAAGCGCCGCGGCTGGCCCCTCACCGTCGCGTCCGGCGTCCTCGGGATGCTCGTCTGGGCGGGACTCGCCGCCAGCGGCATCGAGGGCTTCCCCGGCCCGGTCCCCGTGGCCGAGCGGGCGGTCGACCTGATCTCCGACGGCACCCTGTTCGGCGACCTGGCGGCGAGCCTGCGCCGGGTGTTCACCGGGTTCGTCCTCGGGGTCGGCCTCGCCGTGCCCGTCGGCTTCCTCATGGGCTGGTACCGCACCGCGCGCGGGCTGCTCGACCCGTGGCTCCAGTTCTTCCGCATGGTGCCGCCGCTGGCGATCATCCCGCTGGCCATCGTGCTCATGGGCATCGACGAGACCCCGAAGATCTTCGTCATCTTCCTCGCGGCGTTCCTGTCCTCGGTGGTCTCCACCTACCAGGGCGTGATCTCGGTGGATCCCACCCTGATCAACGCGGCCCGGGTGCTGGGCGCGACCGACCGGACCGTGTTCGCGAGCGTGGTCGTGCCCGCCTCCACCCCGTTCATCCTCGTCGGCATGCGGATCGGGCTCGGCGCCTCCTGGGCCACCGTCGTCGCCGCCGAGCTCATCGCCGCGCAGGCCGGACTCGGCTACCGGATGCAGCAGGCGCAGCTCTACTACGACCTCCCGACGATCTTCGTCCAGCTGATCGTCATCGGCCTCGCGGGCCTGCTCATGGACCGGGCGCTGCTGCTCGCCGAGCGCCGCCTCACCCACTGGCAGGAGCGCAGATGA
- a CDS encoding DsbA family oxidoreductase, with product MTAAVDCHIDPMCPFAYATSLWLREVRDALGVELNWRFFSLEEVNRAEGKKHPWERPWSYGWSLMRIGALLRRRDMAALDAWYGLIGAELHERGGKPHDPDVARRLLDRLGFGAATLDEALADETTHADVLADHRRVLDAGGYGVPTLFFPDGQCLFGPVLIDPPAGVRAVRLWDVVTGTLEFPDLYEIQRPKGTAEKLRIHHALQPYLTGRDWISVDRGEVIEFPESPGGAQ from the coding sequence ATGACCGCGGCCGTGGACTGCCACATCGATCCGATGTGCCCCTTCGCCTACGCGACCTCGCTCTGGCTGCGCGAGGTCCGTGATGCCCTCGGCGTCGAGCTGAACTGGCGGTTCTTCAGCCTCGAAGAGGTCAACCGCGCCGAGGGCAAGAAGCACCCGTGGGAGCGGCCGTGGTCGTACGGCTGGTCGCTGATGCGGATCGGCGCGCTGCTGCGGCGCCGCGACATGGCGGCGCTCGACGCCTGGTACGGCCTGATCGGCGCCGAACTGCACGAGCGCGGCGGCAAGCCGCACGACCCCGACGTCGCGCGGCGGCTGCTCGACCGGCTCGGCTTCGGCGCCGCGACCCTGGACGAGGCCCTGGCCGACGAGACCACGCACGCCGACGTCCTGGCCGACCACCGCCGGGTCCTCGACGCCGGAGGCTACGGCGTGCCCACGCTGTTCTTCCCCGACGGCCAGTGCCTGTTCGGCCCGGTGCTGATCGACCCGCCGGCCGGCGTCCGCGCCGTGCGGCTCTGGGACGTCGTCACCGGGACGCTGGAGTTCCCCGACCTGTACGAGATCCAGCGGCCCAAGGGCACCGCGGAGAAGCTGCGGATCCACCACGCGCTCCAGCCCTATCTCACCGGCCGCGACTGGATCAGCGTCGATCGCGGCGAAGTCATCGAGTTCCCCGAGTCTCCCGGAGGTGCCCAGTGA
- a CDS encoding ABC transporter substrate-binding protein, with the protein MFKRLVLAVAGASLALTSLTACGGSDDTGSGSDALVLGFSQVGAESGWRTANTLSIQESAKSAGVELKFSDAQQKQENQIAAIRSFIKQKVDVIGFSPVVVTGWDAVLKEAKAADIPVVLTDRAVDSDPSLYVTFLGSDFVEEGQKAGQWLVDEYEDAKEPVNIIQLEGTVGSAPAIDRKKGFEDTIAANPNLKVVASQSGDFTRAKGKEVMQALLKANKDVDVLFAHNDDMGLGALQAIEEAGLKPGEDIKIVTIDAVKDGMQALADGKFNFIVECSPLLGDQLMEVAKKVDAGETVEKRIITVETVFDQAAAKEALPNRKY; encoded by the coding sequence ATGTTCAAGCGCCTTGTCCTCGCGGTCGCGGGCGCCTCGCTGGCGCTCACCTCGCTGACCGCCTGCGGTGGCTCCGACGACACCGGATCCGGCTCCGACGCGCTCGTCCTCGGCTTCTCCCAGGTCGGCGCCGAGTCCGGCTGGCGAACGGCCAACACCCTGTCCATCCAGGAGTCGGCGAAGTCCGCGGGCGTGGAGCTGAAGTTCTCCGACGCCCAGCAGAAGCAGGAGAACCAGATCGCGGCGATCCGGTCCTTCATCAAGCAGAAGGTCGACGTCATCGGCTTCTCCCCGGTCGTGGTGACCGGCTGGGACGCCGTGCTCAAGGAGGCCAAGGCCGCGGACATCCCGGTCGTCCTCACCGACCGCGCGGTCGACTCCGACCCGTCCCTGTACGTGACGTTCCTCGGCTCGGACTTCGTCGAGGAGGGCCAGAAGGCCGGCCAGTGGCTGGTCGACGAGTACGAGGACGCCAAGGAGCCGGTGAACATCATCCAGCTGGAGGGCACGGTCGGCTCCGCCCCGGCGATCGACCGCAAGAAGGGCTTCGAGGACACGATCGCGGCGAACCCGAACCTCAAAGTGGTCGCGTCGCAGTCCGGCGACTTCACCCGCGCCAAGGGCAAGGAGGTCATGCAGGCCCTGCTCAAGGCGAACAAGGACGTCGACGTGCTCTTCGCGCACAACGACGACATGGGCCTCGGCGCCCTGCAGGCCATCGAGGAGGCCGGCCTCAAGCCCGGTGAGGACATCAAGATCGTCACCATCGACGCGGTCAAGGACGGCATGCAGGCCCTGGCCGACGGCAAGTTCAACTTCATCGTCGAGTGCTCCCCGCTGCTGGGCGACCAGCTGATGGAGGTCGCCAAGAAGGTCGACGCGGGCGAGACCGTGGAGAAGCGGATCATCACCGTCGAGACCGTCTTCGACCAGGCCGCCGCCAAGGAGGCCCTCCCCAACCGCAAGTACTGA